The segment GAGGAGCGCGACCTGCAGGTGCGCGGGTACGCGCTGCGCCTGCCGCTGGACGTGCTGCTCGTCGCGAGCGCCAACCCCGAGGACTACACGAACCGCGGCCGCATCATCACCCCGCTCAAGGACCGCTTCGGCGCGGAGGTCCGCACCCACTACCCCGTCGACGTGCAGGCCGAGGTCGACCTCGTCACGCAGGAGGCGGCCGTGGGCCGCGGCGGTGTCGCGCGGGTGCCCGTGCACCTCGTCGAGGTCGTCGCCCGCTGGACCCGTGCCGTGCGCGAGTCCCCCAGCGTCGACGCCCGCTCGGGGGTGTCGGCCCGCTTCGCCGTCGCCGCGGTCGAGACGGTCGCGGCCGCCGCGGACCGCCGCGCCGCCGTCCTCGGCGAGGACGGGCCCGTCGTCGCCCGCGCCGGCGACCTCGAGGCCGCCGTCGCGACGCTGCGCGGGAAGGTCGAGTTCGAGGCGGGCGAGGAGGGCCGCGAGGTCGAGGTGCTCGCCCACCTGCTCAAGGTGGCGACCGCGGAGACGTACCGCGACCGGCTGGGCGGCGCCGACCTCACCGGCGTCCTCGACCGGGTCGCCGACGGCGAGCCCGTCGAGGTCGGCGACGACGTGCGGGTCGACGACCTCCTCGCCCGGCTCGGCGCCGTGCCGGGGCTCGGGGCGCTGTGCGCGCGGCTGGGGGTGGAGGACGCCCCGCAGCCCGCGGAGCTCGCCGCCGTCGTCGAGTTCGTCCTGGAGGGGCTGCACCTCACCCGGCGGCTGGCCAAGGACCCGGTCGGCGACGGCCGGGCCCGGTTCAGCGCCCGGCAGCGCCCCCGCGCCGTCGGCGAGGACGGCTGAGCGCCGTGCCCGCGCGCGACCCCCGGCCCGGTCGCGGGTACCGCTACGGCGCGTGGCGCGGCGGCGCCGACCCGCTCGCGCCGCCGGTCGACGTGCGGGCGGCGGTCGACGAGCTCGGCGAGCGCATCATGCACGGCGAGGGCGCCGCGGAGGCGCTGCGCAACCTGCTGCGCGACGGGCCCGGGGACGGGCGCCGTCCCGGGCTGGACCGGCTGCGCGCCGACGCCGCCCGGCGACGGGCCGAGCTCGCGCGGCGCAGCAACGCCGAGGGCGCGCTCACCCGGGCCCGGGCCCGCCTCGACCAGGCGCTCGCCGCCGAGCGCTCGGAGCTGGGCGCCCGGGACGACGACGACGCCCGCTTCGCCGAGGCCCGTCTCGACTCCCTCCCCCGGTCCACCTCGCGCGCCGTCGCCGAGCTGTCCGACTACGCCTGGGCGTCGTCGGAGGCCGAGCAGCTGTACCGGCAGGTCCTCGACGAGCTGCGCGAGGAGGTCCTCGACCACCAGTTCCGCGGCATGTCCGAGGCCCTGCGGCAGCTGGGCGAGGGCGGGGGCGACGGCGCCGCGCAGGAGGCGCTGCGCGCGATGCTCCGCGACCTCGACGACCTGCTCGCCGCGCACGCGCGCGGGGAGGACACGACCGAGCAGTTCGAGCGCTTCATGGCCGAGCACGGCGACCTCGTGCCCGGCGACCCGCGCAGCACCGAGGAGCTCGTCGACGAGCTCGCGCGTCGCGCCGCGGCCTCGCGTGCGCTGCTCGACCAGCTCTCGCCGGAGCAGCGGGCGGAGCTGTCGTCCCTCATGGACCAGGCCCTCGGTCGCGACCCGGGTCTCGCCGAGGCGATGGCCTCGCTCGGGCAGCGGCTCAGCGAGCTGCGGCCGGACCTCGCCGGGCCCCGCACACCGCTGCGCGGGCAGGGGCGGTCCGGGTACGGCGAGGCGGCGGGTGCGCTCGCGGAGATCGCCGACCTCGACGACCTCCTCGACTCCCTCGGCCAGCGCCACCCCGGCGCGACGCTGGACGACGTCGACGTCGACCAGGTCGAGCGCGCGCTCGGCCGCACCGCCGCGGAGGACGTGCAGGCGCTGCGCGAGCTGGAGCGGGCGCTGCGCGACCAGGGCTGGCTGACGGGTCCCGCGTCCGAGGCGCGGCTGTCGCCCAAGGCGATGCGGCGGCTCGGTCAGAGCGCGCTGCGCGCGGTGGAGGACCGGCTGAGCGGCGGCGCGGCCGGTGAGCACGCCGACGCGCGCGCCGGCAGCGCCGGGGAGCCCACGGGGGCCTGGCGGGAGTGGCGCTTCGGCGACGAGCAGCCGCTCGACGTCGTGCGCACCGTGACGAACGCCGTGCTGCGGACCGCGGCCGAGCCGCCGGGCGAGGACGGCGCCCCCCGCGGCGCCGTCCGGCTCGCGCCGGTCGACATGGCGGTCGTCGAGACCGAGGACCGCACGCGCGCCGCGGTCGCGCTGTGCGTCGACCTGTCGTTCTCGATGGTGAGCGAGGGCCGCTGGGCGCCCATGAAGCGCACGGCCCTCGCGCTCGGCCACCTCGTCGAGACCCGCTACGCCCGTGACGCCCTGCAGGTGATCGGCTTCGACCGGTACGCGCGGGAGATGACGACGACGGAGCTCGCCCACGTCGAGCCGGCGTTCGTGCAGGGGACGAACCTCGCCCACGCGCTGTCGCTCGCGCGCCGGCACGTCGGGCGCCACCCCGACGCGACCCCCGTCGTCCTCGTCGTCACCGACGGCGAGCCGACCGCGCACCTGGAGACGTGGGCCGACGGCACGGGCGGCGTGCAGAGCGAGGCGGTGTTCAGCTGGCCGCCGCTGCCGGAGACGGTGGAGGCGACCGTCCGCGAGGTCGACGCCCTCACCCGCATGCGCGTGCCGGTCGACACGGTCATGCTCGGCGACGACCCGGGCCTCGTGCGCTTCGTCGACGCGATCGCCCGGCGCAACGGCGGGCGCGTGCTGTCCGCGGACCCCGACCGGCTCGGCGGGGCGGTCGTCGCGAGCTACGTGCGGGCCCGGCGCCGCCGCTAGGGCCCCGCTCCCCCGAACCCGCCCCGCGTCCGGAGCAGGCGTCCTACCCTGGCGGGAGCCGCACGCTCCGGCGCGACGGGCACACCCGCCCCGGTCCCGGTGGCCGCGCGGGAGGGAGGTCGTCATGCGCACGGGCGACGTCCCCGGGCACGGCGCCGACGCACCGCGCCGTCGCTCGCGGACCGCCCGGCTGCTGCGCCGCACCGTCGTGGTCCTCGTCGTGCTCGCGGTGCTGCTGGGCGTGGGCGTCGCGGCGGGCGACGTCGCGCTCCGCCAGCGCTACGACCGCAACATCGAGCGCTTCGAGGACCCCTTCGTCGCCCTCCCGGAGGCGGAGCGCCCGCCCGCGGTCGAGGACCCGGCCGTGCCGGGTGACGCGCGGAACTACCTGCTGCTCGGCAGCGACAGCCGCATCTCCGCGGGCGACGCGTCGCAGTGGGAGTACGGCGCGCAGCGCACCGACGCCATCCTGCTCGTGCACGTGCCGGCGGACCGGCACGCGGTGTACGTCGTGTCGCTGCCGCGCGACACGTGGGTGGCGGTCCCCGGGCACGGCGACGCCAAGATCAACGCCGCGTTCTCCTACGGTGGGCCGGCGCTCATGGTGCAGACGGTCGAGCAGCTGACCGGCCTGCGGGTCGACCACCTCGGCGTCGTCGACTTCGAGGGCTTCGTCGCCATGACCGACGCGCTCGGCGGTGTCGAGGTCACGGTGCCCGAGACGACGCGGGACATGCGGGCGGAGTTCCCCGCCGGCACGTACACCATGGACGGCGAGCAGGCGCTGGACTACGTCCGCCAGCGCTACGGGCTCGACGGCGGCGACTTCGACCGGGTGCGCCGCCAGCAGAACTGGATCCGCGCCGTGCTCGGGGAGGCGCTGAGCCGCGACACCCTCACCAGCCCTTCGACGCTCGACGCGTTCCTCCTCGCCACGACCCGCTCGGTCGCCCTCGACGAGGGCTTCGGCAGCGGCGAGCTGCGCGAGCTCGCCGTGGAGCTGCGCGGGCTGCGCCGCGACGACCTGACGTTCCTCACGGTGCCGACCGACGGCACCGCCCGCAGCGCCGACGGGCAGTCGATCGTCGTGCTCGACGAGGCCGGCGCGGACGGGCTGTGGGCGGCCATGCGCGCGGGCACCGTCGACGAGTGGCTCGCGACGGGCGACGCCGACGTGCTCGGCGACCGCGTCGACTAGGAGCGCCGCCGGCCCACCCGCCCCGGCGCACCCCCGGTCACGGTGCGGTACAGCCGGGCGCGGTGGGAGGCGGGGGTGCCCCGCACCCAGCCCGGGTCGGCGAGCAGCTGCTCGAGCAGCAGGGCGCGCCCGTCGGCGTGGAAGCCGGAGCGGAACCACGCGTGCGCCCGCGCGGCGAGGTCGCGGGCCGCGCGCGGGTCGGCGTCCAGGCGCGCCACGGCCGCACCCAGCTCCGCCGGCTCCCGCACGACCACGCACGGGAACGGCGGCACCTCGTCGTCGACCTTCGCGATGATCGGCACGCCGCTGGCCGCGAGCTGCACGACGCGGGACGGCACGGCGAACACCCCGAGGTCGGCGAGGCCGGGGAAGTCGTACCGGGTGCCCGCGTAGTCGGCGAAGCGCTGGCTCATCGTCACGCCGTAGCGGGCGCGCGCCAGCACGCGGGCCACCTCCCGGTCGTCGGCGGCCAGGGTGCTGGGCAGCCCCGACTGGTCCTCGGCGGTCTGCCCCACCACCGTCACCGGCGCGCCGGAGGCGCGCAGCCACTCGTGGCGCCACCGCTTGACGCGGGTGTGCGTGTTGCCGAGGAACACGGTGCCGAGCTCCGGCCCGGCGCCGCGGTAGCGGCCGGGGGCCAGGCCGACGGGCGGGAAGGCGACCTCGTCGGTGAAGAACGGGAAGCTGACACCGTGCACGCCCGCGCCGGCGTACAGCTCGAGCTCGGCCTCGCCGCCGGTGTGCAGGGTGACGTCGTACCACGGCGCCCGCCTCCCCGTGCTCGCGCGGAACAGCACCGGGTCGTCGGGCAACCAGCCGACCGTGACGACGCCCCGCGCGCGCAGCCGGGCGACCTGCGCCTGCGACAGGGTCGCGACGCGCGGGGTGAGGGCGGCGTCCGGGCGCCACGCCAGCACGTCCTCCAGCGCCGCGTCGACGCGGGCGACGTCCTCGGGGTCGCTCGGCGCGCGGTCACCGTGCCACAGCGCCCCGGTGGTGAGGACCTCGTGCCCGCGGGCCCGCAGCGCCCGCTCGAGGCTGGAGAGCACGTGCCGCTCGAGGATGTCGTCGACGAAGGCGATCCTCA is part of the Aquipuribacter sp. SD81 genome and harbors:
- a CDS encoding magnesium chelatase, producing MSAASLLPPAPPAGSPRTVGELRRSGWTSRTVREELRANLLDRMRAGDPAAERWPGVVGFDDTVLPELERALLAGHDVVLLGERGQGKTRLLRTLAGLLDEWSPHVAGSPLWEDPFAPVLPATRALAEQLGDELGVGWRHRSERYGEKLATPDTSIGDLIGDVDPVRVAEGRSLGDPDTIHFGLLPRTNRGVFAVNELPDLAERIQVGLLNVLEERDLQVRGYALRLPLDVLLVASANPEDYTNRGRIITPLKDRFGAEVRTHYPVDVQAEVDLVTQEAAVGRGGVARVPVHLVEVVARWTRAVRESPSVDARSGVSARFAVAAVETVAAAADRRAAVLGEDGPVVARAGDLEAAVATLRGKVEFEAGEEGREVEVLAHLLKVATAETYRDRLGGADLTGVLDRVADGEPVEVGDDVRVDDLLARLGAVPGLGALCARLGVEDAPQPAELAAVVEFVLEGLHLTRRLAKDPVGDGRARFSARQRPRAVGEDG
- a CDS encoding glycosyltransferase family protein — its product is MRIAFVDDILERHVLSSLERALRARGHEVLTTGALWHGDRAPSDPEDVARVDAALEDVLAWRPDAALTPRVATLSQAQVARLRARGVVTVGWLPDDPVLFRASTGRRAPWYDVTLHTGGEAELELYAGAGVHGVSFPFFTDEVAFPPVGLAPGRYRGAGPELGTVFLGNTHTRVKRWRHEWLRASGAPVTVVGQTAEDQSGLPSTLAADDREVARVLARARYGVTMSQRFADYAGTRYDFPGLADLGVFAVPSRVVQLAASGVPIIAKVDDEVPPFPCVVVREPAELGAAVARLDADPRAARDLAARAHAWFRSGFHADGRALLLEQLLADPGWVRGTPASHRARLYRTVTGGAPGRVGRRRS
- a CDS encoding LCP family protein, with the protein product MRTGDVPGHGADAPRRRSRTARLLRRTVVVLVVLAVLLGVGVAAGDVALRQRYDRNIERFEDPFVALPEAERPPAVEDPAVPGDARNYLLLGSDSRISAGDASQWEYGAQRTDAILLVHVPADRHAVYVVSLPRDTWVAVPGHGDAKINAAFSYGGPALMVQTVEQLTGLRVDHLGVVDFEGFVAMTDALGGVEVTVPETTRDMRAEFPAGTYTMDGEQALDYVRQRYGLDGGDFDRVRRQQNWIRAVLGEALSRDTLTSPSTLDAFLLATTRSVALDEGFGSGELRELAVELRGLRRDDLTFLTVPTDGTARSADGQSIVVLDEAGADGLWAAMRAGTVDEWLATGDADVLGDRVD